A genomic region of Oenanthe melanoleuca isolate GR-GAL-2019-014 chromosome 25, OMel1.0, whole genome shotgun sequence contains the following coding sequences:
- the RNASEH2C gene encoding ribonuclease H2 subunit C: MADPVRVRLRAAPAAPPEPLPVQLLPCRIQHDGPAPVAAFLRVQPGADGELWSSFRGRRLGGRELPLPPGYRGLVLRGEEPGETPQAGWVTPVGSFEAITDWGADAAPPPGRGLARALQWGPLAQALHAPVSDSDEEAEP, translated from the exons ATGGCGGATCCGGTTCGGGTTCGGCTCCGCGCTGCCCCCGCGGCCCCTCCCGAGCCGCTCCCcgtgcagctcctgccctgccgCATCCAGCACGACGGGCCCGCGCCCGTGGCCGCCTTCCTGCGGGTCCAGCCCGGCGCCGACGGCG aGCTCTGGTCCTCGTTCCGGGGGCGCCGCTTGGGGGGCCGGGAGCTGCCGCTGCCCCCCGGTTACCGGGGGCTCGTGCTGCGGGGGGAGGAACCGGGAGAGACCCCCCAG GCCGGCTGGGTGACCCCTGTGGGGTCGTTTGAGGCCATCACGGACTGGGGGGCTGACGCTGCCCCTCCCCCCGGCCGGGGCCTGGCCCGGGCCCTGCAGTGGGGACCCCTTGCCCAGGCC ctccacgCCCCGGTGAGTGACAGCGACGAGGAGGCGGAGCCCTGA
- the OVOL1 gene encoding putative transcription factor Ovo-like 1 — protein MPRAFLVKKPVVATAKRNWSELPDEQRAEIYVPICLGGCPLRRDPEPALAEAPSSPLDMTLPPPRPPRPLPAPQGQGGGGPQNWASPNWGVPGIGGFLGGGGRVSKTVPPGALGAPLPPGLPLPGGVPAGVPVPGGVPGGSELFSCPVCQKSFGFQRMLNRHLKCHSEVKRHRCPYCGKGFNDTFDLKRHVRTHTGVRPYKCSLCDRTLSPLSPPVPGVRPYKCSLCDRTLSPLSPPVPGVRPYKCSLCDKAFTQRCSLESHLRKIHGVAQRYGYKERRAKLYVCEECGGTADSQDGHLAHLRQRHPHSPLLAKLARKAAATGRHLIGRS, from the exons ATGCCGCGCGCGTTCCTGGTCAAGAAGCCGGTGGTGGCCACGGCCAAGCGCAACTGGAGCGAGCTGCCGGACGAGCAGCGGGCCGAGATCTACGTGCCCA TCTGCCTGGGGGGCTGCCCCCTGCGCAGGGACCCCGAGCCCGCCCTGGCCGAagccccctcctcccccctgGACATGACGCTgccccccccgcgccccccccgGCCCCTTCCTGCACCCCAAGGGCAAG GTGGAGGGGGTCCCCAAAATTGGGCGTCCCCCAactggggggtccctgggatTGGGGGGTTCCTGGGGGGAGGGGGGCGTGTCTCCAAAACT gTCCCGCCCGGCGCTTTGGGCGCCCCCCTCCCCCcggggctgcccctgcccggGGGGGTCCCCGCGGGGGTCCCGGTgcccgggggggtcccggggggctCCGAGCTCTTCTCGTGCCCCGTGTGCCAGAAGAGCTTCGGCTTCCAGCGGATGCTGAACCGGCACCTCAAGTGCCACAGCGAGGTGAAGCGGCACCGCTGCCCGTACTGCGGGAAGGGCTTCAACGACACCTTCGACCTGAAGCGCCACGTGCGCACCCACACCG gtgtgcgCCCCTACAAGTGCTCGCTGTGTGACAGgaccctgtcccctctgtccccacctgtcccaggtgtgcgCCCCTACAAGTGCTCGCTGTGTGACAGgaccctgtcccctctgtccccacctgtcccag gtgtgcgCCCCTACAAGTGCTCCCTCTGTGACAAGGCCTTCACGCAGCGCTGCTCGCTGGAGTCGCACCTGCGCAAGATCCACGGCGTGGCGCAGCGCTACGGCTACAAGGAGCGCCGGGCCAAGCTCTACGTGTGCGAGGAGTGCGGCGGCACCGCCGACAGCCAGGACGGGCACCTGGCGCACCTGCGGCAGCGCcacccccacagccccctgctGGCCAAGCTGGCCCGCAAGGCCGCGGCCAC GGGGCGCCACCTCATTGGGCGCTCTTAA
- the LOC130262724 gene encoding basic proline-rich protein-like, producing the protein MAGGGPWARLAAALAPPAPPAPRRPRPPLRHQFQTELLLLLLETPELAVRGEGSRPEAGGGPGGALLELLAQPPAPPPAPPRALLLLATLTVLVATGDRAATAALAALLLREGPGGAPAAAAECLRELRRLGTPAGPPRAPATPRDPPAPQPLVLLRAEAAGDPADPWEGAAPDPGPPSAFSLTPAARAQLLQLPHFGGVPGGAPPVLATADPAPVQALLLRGGRGSGSGGPGLDLGGPGSDFGGPGSDFGGPRLAALALHPALPPPLRLFFLLCLLEGGDPKNPGARPPRTLPPHLAAALFPGGRGDPPEMFLPRFEAAAAFCSPISGGGPGGGSPHPKMQGGREWLWGLVRFLGGGPPDLFCRAAVAYGRWFGGVPAEELGGAAQELLGGGHPAAPPAPAGARPGFGGAPRGGCAGAGAAGPPAPPGVPPAAGGAEGAARPPRGAAPSPGAPPNPGVPAAGPGGRGGALGGGAGGAERRRPPAALGGVPAVPPRAGGGPRRAGPRPPAPRAGGGPGPPQTGRGVGAPPALRPAPPAPKRLRRGRRWGRGRPPVAAARAPPPAACAASPRPPPPFCAPPGPPRTPRVGGRRCWRGGGRPVPLPLRLRLEPLGGSGSEGTPPPNFGGAPPRAGAAAAAGGGRGRRRGGAAGAGGGVAGGPS; encoded by the exons ATGGCGGGGGGGGGTCCCTGGGCCCGGCTCGCGGCCGCGCtcgcgccccccgcgccccccgccccccgccggccccgccccccgctACGTCACCAG tTTCAGacggagctgctgctgctgctgctcgaGACCCCCGAGCTCGCCGTGCGGGGGGAGGGGTCGCGGCCCGAGGcgggggggggtcccgggggggccctgctggagctgctggcccagccccccgcgccgccccccgcgccgccccgcgcgctgctgctgctcgccACCCTGACCGTGCTGGTGGCCACGGGCGACCGCGCGGCCACCGCGGCGCTGGCGGCGCTGCTGCTGCGGGAGGGCCCGGGCGGGgccccggcggcggccgccGAGTGTCTGCGGGAGCTGCGGCGCCTCGGGACCCCCGCGggcccccccagagcccccgcgaccccccgggacccccccgcgccccagcccctggtgctgctgcgGGCCGAGGCGGCGGGCG ATCCAGCGGAtccctgggaaggggctgcGCCGGATCCCG GCCCCCCCTCCGCCTTCAGCCTCACTCCGGCCGCCCGGgcgcagctgctgcagctcccccattttgggggggtccctgggggggCCCCCCCGGTTTTGGCCACGGCGGACCCGGCGCCGGTGCAGGCGCTGCTGCTGCGGGGGGGGCGCGGTTCGGGTTCGGGGGGTCCCGGTTTGGATTTGGGGGGGCCCGGttcggattttggggggccCGGttcggattttggggggccCCGCTTGGCCGCGCTGGCGCTGCACCCCGCCCTGCCCCCCCCCCTGcgcctcttcttcctcctctgcctcctcgaggggggggaccccaaaaatcccggGGCGCGCCCCCCCCGGACGCTGCCCCCCCACCTGGCGGCCGCTCTGTTCCCGGGGGGCCGCGGGGACCCCCCCGAAATGTTCCTGCCCCGTTTCGAGGCCGCGGCCGCGTTCTGCTCCCCAATTTCGGGGGGGGGTCCGGGCGGGGGgagcccccaccccaaaatgcAGGGGGGGCGGGAGTGGCTGTGGGGGCTGGTGCGGTTTTTGGGGGGCGGCCCCCCCGATTTGTTCTGCCGGGCCGCGGTCGCCTACGGGCGCTGGTTCGGGGGGGTCCCCGCGGAGGAACTGGGGGGGGCGGCGCAGGAATTGCTGGGGGGGGGTCACCCCGCGGCCCCCCCCGCACCTGCTGGAGCTCGCCCAGGTTTTGGGGGGGCCCCCcgggggggctgtgctggcgCGGGTGCTGCGggcccccccgccccccccggGGTCCCCCCAGCTGCGGGgggtgctgaaggtgctgcgCGACCCCCCCGCGgcgccgccccctccccgggcGCGCCCCCAAATCCGGGGGTACCTGCGGCGGGTCCTGGCGGCCGAgggggggcgctgggggggggCGCAGGGGGCGCTGAGCGCCGCCGcccccctgctgccctgggggggGTCCCCGCTGTGCCCCCCCGGGCTGGGGGGGGACCCCGACGTGCGGGACCGCGGCCGCCTGCACCGCGCGCTGGGGGCGGCCCTGGGCCCCCCCAAACTGGCCGCGGTGTTGGGGCCCCCCCCGCGCtgcgccccgcgccccccgccccaaAACGGCTCCGGAGGGGGCGGCGCTGGGGGAGGGGGCGCCCCCCCGTCGCTGCTGCCCGCGCCCCCCCCCCTGCCGCCTGCGCTGCCTCCCCGCGACCCCCCCCCCCGTTCTGCGCCCCCCCGGGGCCCCCCAGGACCCCGAGGGTTGGGGGGCGGCGCTGCTGGAGGGGGGGGGGGCGGCCCGTGCCCCTCCCCCTGCGGCTGCGCCTGGAGCCTTTGGGGGGGTCGGGCAGCGAGGGGACCCCCCCCCCGAATTTCGGGGGCGCCCCCCCGCGTGCTGgcgctgcagctgctgctgggggggggcggggccggcgccgAGGGGGCGCTGCCGGCGCTGGGGGGGGGGTCGCGGGGGGGCCGAGCTGA